One genomic window of Acidovorax radicis includes the following:
- a CDS encoding aminodeoxychorismate/anthranilate synthase component II → MTKLLMVDNYDSFTYNIVQYFGELGADVEVFRNDEITVAEIEARLNAGQLDRLVISPGPCSPAEAGISVAAIKHFAGKLPILGVCLGHQAIGAAFGGNIIRAQELMHGKTSVITTTQKGVFAGLPEQFTVNRYHSLAIERATCPEVLEVTAWTEDGEIMGVRHKTLAIEGVQFHPESILTEHGHAMLKNFLDQRA, encoded by the coding sequence ATGACAAAACTCTTGATGGTCGATAACTACGACAGCTTCACCTACAACATCGTCCAGTACTTTGGTGAGCTGGGTGCCGACGTGGAAGTGTTCCGCAACGACGAGATCACCGTGGCCGAGATCGAAGCGCGTCTGAACGCCGGCCAGCTCGACCGCCTGGTGATTTCGCCCGGCCCTTGCTCGCCTGCGGAAGCCGGTATCTCGGTGGCTGCGATCAAACATTTCGCAGGCAAGCTGCCCATTCTGGGCGTGTGCCTGGGCCACCAGGCCATTGGCGCAGCGTTTGGCGGCAACATCATCCGCGCGCAGGAGCTGATGCACGGCAAGACCAGCGTCATCACCACCACGCAAAAGGGCGTGTTCGCAGGCCTGCCTGAGCAATTCACCGTCAACCGCTACCACTCGCTGGCCATCGAGCGCGCCACCTGCCCCGAGGTGCTCGAAGTGACGGCCTGGACGGAAGACGGCGAGATCATGGGTGTGCGCCACAAGACGCTGGCCATCGAAGGCGTGCAGTTCCACCCCGAAAGCATCCTGACCGAACACGGCCACGCCATGCTCAAGAACTTTCTGGACCAGCGCGCATGA
- a CDS encoding SPFH domain-containing protein, with protein sequence MKATWNRIVQTLKDRRSTPLPEAGTEPVLAAEAQGPVDADAFRLNWAYLLPTARTVRWLAAGAVVTAAGLMVYRNPPVQHLAQGDLGVRLNQFTGAVSLWRDGSVWVVPGLHTVRVFSLRDQSYRPEAMRQATGSAPLQSVEGLSLGLDLSVRYALDPASPAVKAGNLPDNVGADIVEPAVQGLVYKVFARYTVREIFSSKRAEIAQIIETELRARLAADGVTLRSLQIGKVDLPAEYRRGMDSLLAEELASEKMRYTLELKDKRVKETELDASADKVRREVAAEAAAREQIIAAKAQEEAMKHVLPFKQRQIEQRQLEAEAERVARVKAAEGNAQARRIEANGEADARQKLAEAEAYRMDRIGKVNAEQMAREGALVTKHPLLIQKTLADKLSDKIQVIIAPPPTNGDFIGAALLGGNRTAQAGAAQAAAAADDATTTHAVEQ encoded by the coding sequence ATGAAAGCCACCTGGAACCGCATCGTGCAGACCCTGAAGGATCGTCGCTCTACCCCGTTGCCTGAAGCAGGCACGGAACCCGTGCTGGCCGCCGAAGCGCAAGGCCCCGTTGATGCCGATGCCTTCCGCCTGAACTGGGCCTACCTGCTGCCCACCGCTCGCACCGTGCGCTGGCTGGCTGCTGGCGCCGTGGTAACCGCTGCGGGCCTGATGGTGTACCGCAACCCTCCGGTGCAACATCTGGCGCAAGGCGACCTGGGCGTGCGCCTGAACCAGTTCACCGGCGCCGTGAGCCTGTGGCGCGATGGCAGCGTGTGGGTGGTGCCCGGCCTGCACACGGTGCGGGTGTTCTCGCTGCGCGACCAGAGCTACCGCCCCGAAGCCATGCGCCAGGCCACGGGCAGCGCGCCGCTGCAGTCGGTGGAAGGCCTTTCGCTGGGGCTGGACCTGAGCGTGCGCTACGCGCTGGACCCCGCATCGCCCGCTGTGAAGGCTGGCAATCTGCCCGACAACGTGGGTGCAGACATCGTCGAGCCCGCCGTGCAAGGCCTGGTCTACAAGGTGTTTGCCCGCTATACGGTGCGTGAAATCTTCTCGTCCAAGCGCGCCGAGATTGCGCAGATCATCGAGACCGAATTGCGCGCCCGCTTGGCCGCCGATGGCGTGACGTTGCGCAGCCTGCAGATCGGCAAAGTGGACCTGCCCGCTGAATACCGCCGGGGCATGGACAGCCTGCTAGCCGAAGAACTGGCGTCCGAAAAAATGCGCTACACGCTGGAGCTGAAGGACAAGCGTGTGAAGGAAACCGAGCTCGACGCCAGCGCAGACAAGGTACGCCGCGAAGTGGCCGCCGAAGCCGCAGCCCGTGAACAAATCATTGCCGCCAAGGCGCAGGAAGAGGCCATGAAGCATGTGCTGCCCTTCAAGCAGCGCCAGATCGAGCAGCGCCAGTTGGAGGCCGAAGCCGAGCGCGTGGCCCGCGTCAAAGCCGCCGAGGGCAACGCCCAGGCCCGCCGTATCGAAGCCAACGGCGAGGCCGACGCCCGCCAGAAGCTGGCCGAAGCCGAGGCCTACCGCATGGACCGCATTGGCAAGGTGAACGCAGAGCAAATGGCACGCGAAGGCGCGCTGGTGACCAAGCACCCGCTGCTCATCCAGAAGACGCTGGCCGACAAGCTCTCGGACAAGATCCAGGTCATCATCGCGCCCCCGCCCACCAACGGTGACTTCATCGGTGCGGCGCTGCTCGGCGGCAACCGCACTGCCCAGGCCGGCGCGGCGCAGGCTGCTGCCGCGGCCGACGACGCCACCACCACCCACGCCGTGGAGCAATGA
- a CDS encoding response regulator transcription factor yields MTRIAVIEDDLPTSNQLAGWIRSAKSGIVIDQWFTRDEAEAALAREHYDAVVLDIELGRERHAGVALINAINKLRQGTPVLVVSAMPAAIYRSIMKALDAWDYLQKTTFEEADFIETFLDILRTTQAQAPASAAPAPVGDALVLDPLWQRTPTWRGERINLPLTAQRILATLHQRSGEVVSYDELFEVVKSGRNRDNVRKHVSTIREALREVDPGFEGIENVPMRGFRWVGK; encoded by the coding sequence ATGACCCGCATTGCCGTGATCGAAGACGACCTGCCCACCAGCAACCAATTGGCGGGGTGGATACGCAGTGCGAAGAGCGGCATCGTCATCGACCAGTGGTTCACCCGCGACGAGGCCGAGGCCGCACTGGCCCGCGAGCACTACGACGCCGTGGTGCTCGACATCGAGCTGGGCCGCGAGCGCCACGCGGGCGTGGCCCTCATCAACGCCATCAACAAGCTGCGCCAGGGCACGCCCGTGCTGGTGGTGTCGGCCATGCCTGCGGCCATCTACCGCAGCATCATGAAGGCGCTCGATGCGTGGGACTATCTGCAGAAAACCACGTTTGAAGAGGCCGATTTCATCGAGACCTTTCTCGACATCCTGCGCACCACGCAGGCACAGGCCCCGGCCAGCGCAGCCCCCGCCCCCGTGGGCGATGCGCTGGTGCTGGACCCGCTGTGGCAGCGCACCCCCACCTGGCGCGGCGAGCGCATCAACCTGCCGCTCACGGCCCAGCGCATCCTGGCCACGCTGCACCAGCGCAGCGGCGAAGTGGTGTCGTATGACGAACTGTTCGAGGTGGTGAAAAGCGGCCGCAACCGCGACAACGTGCGCAAGCATGTGAGCACCATCCGCGAGGCGCTGCGTGAAGTCGATCCTGGATTTGAGGGAATAGAAAACGTGCCCATGCGAGGCTTCCGCTGGGTCGGCAAATGA
- a CDS encoding sensor histidine kinase codes for MKRLLRPALDIPRLGLPAFRLRILVRSVFVLLALATVALSVVVLKDEKERAWQAYQHGFVRSQAEVMARLRHPSGQLALLNAGHLGQGVTPLAPLLLPYAAIDFDDPQKSQQAVEMAGCSVQYPDGASVCAAIGNNPYAGGFIYLVGSFYAGELIPRERGALVPAEAHRARISLDMRGATYRWIAPYEAMPPQGSAAVRGRLTGFVDNGTPQLDARARPVRDFRGWLWQNGQCRDLPPPSASAPAGEGTTPDCLRRTHYSIRLPVELFREALFRKDERLVWPPEDLGQMRVRVEMLAPGEDTKPLFDSNAPGAQLAASLNDLSRSLLPGERVQIRKLGSDEASAITLKGLDVQAEPSAPWLLRLIRWLPLEAAGVGPAAATPAAPTALDILDTPTGNYVVNFTGHLRGVEQSLAAVATRLSWYLGAMLAAIALAWLVVEVGLIRRVTALTRRAAAVSYNVQPGHTGPRLGDLDVSDLRGSDELGILAGGLADLLQRVKDDLQREQLRAQQERDMWHAVGHEIMSPLQSLMALNGPEDPGHRYVQRMQQAIHVLYGTASPAEALQAADVPEGRLDLDAFLRNVADNAHFAGILDVVYDLGPGHPGPVIVRADEFALEDVVTHILRNADRYRPTGSAITLTLMASESTASATLHNQGSTIADDLLERIFELGVSDPASPTPLGEGEHRGQGLFVAKTYMAKMGGTINARNTSDGVAFVLTFQRLG; via the coding sequence ATGAAGCGCCTGTTACGCCCAGCACTCGACATACCCCGCCTGGGCTTGCCCGCGTTCCGCCTGCGCATTCTGGTGCGCAGTGTTTTCGTACTGCTGGCCCTGGCCACGGTGGCACTGAGCGTGGTGGTGCTCAAGGACGAGAAAGAGCGCGCCTGGCAAGCCTACCAGCATGGGTTTGTGCGCAGCCAGGCGGAAGTCATGGCACGGTTGCGCCACCCCTCGGGCCAGTTGGCGCTGCTCAATGCCGGCCACCTGGGCCAGGGCGTGACGCCGCTGGCACCGCTGCTGCTGCCCTACGCGGCCATCGACTTTGACGACCCCCAAAAATCGCAGCAGGCCGTGGAGATGGCGGGCTGCTCGGTGCAGTACCCCGATGGTGCCTCGGTGTGCGCCGCGATTGGCAACAACCCCTATGCGGGCGGCTTCATCTATCTGGTGGGCAGTTTTTACGCAGGCGAGCTGATACCCCGCGAGCGCGGCGCCTTGGTGCCCGCCGAAGCACACCGTGCGCGCATCAGCCTGGACATGCGTGGCGCCACCTACCGCTGGATTGCGCCGTACGAGGCCATGCCGCCGCAAGGCAGCGCGGCCGTGCGCGGGCGGCTCACAGGGTTTGTGGACAACGGCACACCGCAGCTCGACGCCCGCGCGCGGCCGGTGCGCGACTTTCGCGGCTGGCTGTGGCAAAACGGCCAGTGCCGTGACCTACCACCCCCATCGGCCAGCGCACCAGCTGGCGAGGGCACCACCCCTGACTGCCTGCGCCGCACCCACTATTCCATCCGCCTGCCCGTCGAGCTGTTCCGCGAAGCCCTGTTCCGCAAAGACGAGCGCCTGGTCTGGCCGCCGGAGGACTTGGGACAGATGCGCGTGCGGGTGGAAATGCTGGCACCCGGCGAAGACACCAAGCCCCTGTTCGACAGTAACGCCCCCGGTGCGCAGCTGGCCGCATCGTTGAACGACCTCTCGCGCAGCCTGCTGCCGGGCGAACGTGTGCAGATCCGCAAGCTGGGCAGCGACGAGGCCAGCGCCATCACCCTCAAGGGGCTGGACGTGCAGGCCGAGCCATCAGCCCCCTGGCTGCTGCGCCTGATCCGCTGGCTGCCGCTGGAGGCTGCGGGTGTAGGCCCGGCAGCGGCCACGCCCGCCGCGCCCACGGCCCTGGACATTCTGGACACGCCCACCGGCAACTATGTGGTCAACTTCACCGGCCACCTGCGCGGCGTGGAGCAAAGCCTGGCCGCCGTGGCCACGCGCCTGTCGTGGTACCTGGGCGCGATGCTGGCCGCCATCGCACTGGCCTGGCTGGTGGTGGAGGTAGGCCTGATCCGCCGCGTGACGGCCCTCACCCGCCGCGCCGCCGCCGTGTCGTACAACGTGCAGCCCGGCCACACCGGGCCCCGGCTGGGCGACCTGGACGTGTCGGACCTGCGCGGCTCGGACGAGCTGGGTATTCTGGCCGGGGGCCTGGCCGACCTGCTGCAGCGCGTGAAGGACGACCTGCAGCGCGAGCAACTGCGCGCCCAGCAGGAGCGCGACATGTGGCACGCCGTGGGGCACGAGATCATGTCGCCCCTGCAATCGCTGATGGCGCTGAACGGCCCGGAAGACCCCGGCCACCGCTATGTGCAGCGCATGCAACAGGCCATCCATGTGCTGTACGGCACGGCATCACCCGCCGAGGCGCTGCAGGCCGCCGATGTGCCCGAGGGTCGCCTGGACCTGGATGCCTTCTTGCGCAACGTGGCGGACAACGCGCACTTTGCGGGCATTCTGGATGTGGTGTACGACCTGGGCCCAGGCCACCCTGGCCCGGTCATCGTGCGGGCCGACGAGTTTGCACTCGAAGACGTGGTGACCCACATCCTGCGCAATGCCGACCGCTACCGCCCCACCGGCAGCGCCATCACGCTCACGCTAATGGCATCGGAATCCACGGCCAGCGCCACGTTGCACAACCAGGGCTCCACCATTGCCGACGACCTGCTGGAGCGGATTTTTGAGCTGGGCGTTTCCGACCCCGCCAGCCCTACCCCACTCGGCGAGGGTGAGCACCGGGGCCAGGGGCTGTTTGTGGCCAAAACCTACATGGCCAAGATGGGCGGCACCATCAATGCGCGCAATACGTCCGATGGCGTGGCCTTCGTCCTGACCTTTCAGCGGCTGGGCTGA
- a CDS encoding methyl-accepting chemotaxis protein — protein sequence MKLSNLSVGTRLGSSFGVILVITALIAATGMWRIASLQDASERVATQEIEQQTLVEDWASDIRLNWVRTEAFLKAIDLGYMEKLTADTQATAAGMDAKVKRIDALVQGEQARGLLTQIAAARAAYSNKLNDIRELHRGGEPNVPTMVDKDLRPLADNYLQSLDGLRKAMSTQLAASQADTSTLARASQVLLGVATLVAVALGALLALTVTRSIVRPVQRGKLAAESIADGDLTHPIETTGSDETGQLLQALATMQSRLSTIVGNVRHNAEGVSTASVEIATGNNDLSARTEQQASALQQTAASMEQLGSTVRQNADNARQANQLAMSASTVAQQGGDVVAEVVDTMKGINDSSRKIADIISVIDGIAFQTNILALNAAVEAARAGEQGRGFAVVAGEVRSLAQRSAEAAKEIKGLIGTSVERVERGTALVDKAGATMTEVVGAIRRVTDIMGEISAASSEQSQGVAQVGDAISQMDQTTQQNAALVEQSAAAADSLKTQAGQLVDAVAVFRLSESAVTAVMATNSPAPTTARSHPAPAARLGYPQGSPRQLTV from the coding sequence ATGAAACTCAGCAACCTCTCCGTCGGCACGCGCCTGGGCTCGTCCTTTGGCGTCATTCTCGTCATCACCGCATTGATTGCAGCCACGGGCATGTGGCGCATCGCCAGTTTGCAGGACGCCAGCGAGCGTGTCGCCACCCAGGAAATTGAGCAGCAAACGCTGGTGGAAGACTGGGCGTCGGACATCCGCCTGAACTGGGTGCGCACCGAAGCTTTCCTCAAAGCCATTGACCTGGGCTACATGGAAAAACTCACGGCGGACACCCAGGCCACCGCAGCGGGCATGGATGCCAAGGTCAAGCGCATCGACGCCCTGGTGCAAGGCGAACAGGCCCGGGGGCTGCTGACCCAGATTGCCGCAGCGCGCGCCGCCTACAGCAACAAGCTCAACGACATCCGGGAGCTGCACCGCGGCGGCGAACCCAATGTGCCCACCATGGTGGATAAAGACCTGCGCCCACTGGCCGACAACTACCTCCAGTCACTGGATGGTCTGCGCAAAGCCATGTCCACCCAACTGGCCGCAAGCCAGGCCGATACATCCACCCTGGCCCGGGCCAGCCAGGTCTTGCTGGGCGTCGCCACTCTGGTGGCGGTGGCGCTGGGCGCGCTGCTGGCCCTGACTGTGACGCGCTCGATCGTGCGCCCGGTGCAGCGCGGCAAGCTGGCCGCAGAAAGCATTGCCGACGGCGACCTGACCCACCCCATCGAAACCACGGGCAGCGACGAAACCGGGCAACTGCTGCAGGCGCTGGCCACCATGCAATCGCGGCTGTCCACCATCGTGGGCAATGTGCGCCACAACGCAGAAGGCGTGTCCACTGCCAGCGTCGAGATTGCGACAGGCAACAACGACCTGTCCGCCCGCACCGAACAACAGGCCTCGGCGCTGCAGCAAACGGCGGCTTCGATGGAGCAACTGGGCTCGACCGTGCGCCAGAACGCCGACAACGCGCGCCAGGCCAACCAGCTGGCCATGAGCGCGTCCACGGTCGCGCAGCAAGGCGGCGACGTGGTGGCCGAAGTGGTGGACACCATGAAAGGCATCAACGACAGCAGCCGCAAGATCGCCGACATCATCAGCGTGATCGACGGCATCGCCTTCCAGACCAACATCCTCGCCCTCAATGCCGCCGTAGAGGCCGCCCGTGCTGGCGAGCAGGGTCGCGGATTTGCGGTGGTGGCTGGCGAGGTGCGCAGCCTGGCGCAGCGCAGCGCAGAGGCCGCCAAAGAGATCAAGGGTCTGATCGGCACCAGCGTGGAACGTGTGGAAAGGGGCACAGCGCTGGTAGACAAAGCCGGAGCCACAATGACCGAGGTGGTGGGAGCCATCCGCCGTGTGACGGACATCATGGGCGAGATCAGCGCGGCCAGCAGCGAACAAAGCCAGGGCGTCGCCCAGGTGGGCGATGCCATCTCGCAGATGGACCAGACCACCCAGCAAAACGCGGCCCTGGTGGAGCAAAGCGCGGCCGCCGCAGACAGCCTGAAGACACAGGCCGGTCAGTTGGTGGATGCGGTGGCCGTGTTCCGCCTGTCGGAAAGCGCTGTGACGGCGGTGATGGCAACGAACAGCCCAGCGCCCACCACCGCTCGCTCGCACCCCGCCCCCGCTGCGCGCCTGGGCTACCCCCAGGGCTCGCCACGCCAACTGACGGTCTGA
- a CDS encoding chorismate mutase: protein MTLAITRVKPCTTMQDVRREVNALDDVLVPLLVERVGYMTQAARIKQGVEQVRDEARIEAIVARVRERAQAEGGDADVMETIYRSLMEACIAYEHREFARLREPALAGSAA, encoded by the coding sequence ATGACCCTCGCTATCACCCGAGTCAAACCCTGCACCACCATGCAGGACGTGCGCCGCGAAGTGAACGCGTTGGACGACGTGCTGGTGCCCTTGCTGGTGGAGCGCGTGGGCTACATGACCCAGGCCGCCCGCATCAAGCAAGGTGTGGAACAGGTGCGCGATGAAGCGCGCATCGAGGCCATCGTGGCCCGCGTGCGCGAGCGCGCCCAGGCCGAAGGCGGTGACGCCGACGTGATGGAAACCATCTACCGCAGCCTCATGGAAGCCTGCATTGCCTATGAACACCGCGAGTTCGCCCGTCTGCGCGAGCCCGCCCTTGCCGGAAGCGCCGCATGA
- a CDS encoding LysE family translocator yields the protein MIIDSHQLVMFIAAGWLLNLTPGPDVLYIVTNALRAGTRAGIVAGLGITAGCFVHIFAAAVGVGALLAASATAFTVLKWIGAAYLMWMGVRMLLSKPGADGGNSAALAAAQAAPAQHTPLGKVFLGGFWTNVLNPKVAIFFLAFVPQFIAPGTDNKALAFVLLGVLFNINAIPVNVGWALAASWMARRAGVIQRGMHWLDRVAGAMFIGFGLKLAFTDQPSA from the coding sequence ATGATCATCGACAGCCACCAACTGGTGATGTTCATCGCCGCAGGCTGGCTGCTGAACCTGACCCCCGGCCCGGACGTGCTCTACATCGTGACCAACGCGCTGCGCGCGGGCACGCGTGCAGGCATCGTGGCGGGGCTGGGCATCACGGCCGGTTGCTTTGTGCACATCTTTGCCGCCGCTGTGGGCGTGGGCGCGCTGCTGGCCGCTTCGGCCACGGCGTTCACCGTGCTCAAGTGGATCGGTGCGGCGTACCTGATGTGGATGGGCGTGCGCATGCTGCTGTCCAAGCCCGGTGCGGACGGGGGCAACAGTGCCGCGCTGGCGGCTGCACAGGCGGCCCCTGCGCAGCACACACCGCTGGGCAAGGTGTTTCTGGGCGGCTTCTGGACCAATGTGCTCAACCCCAAGGTCGCCATCTTCTTTTTGGCCTTTGTGCCGCAGTTCATCGCGCCGGGCACCGACAACAAGGCATTGGCCTTTGTGTTGCTGGGCGTGCTGTTCAACATCAACGCCATCCCCGTCAACGTGGGCTGGGCGCTGGCCGCATCGTGGATGGCCCGCCGTGCTGGTGTGATCCAGCGCGGCATGCACTGGCTGGACCGCGTGGCCGGTGCCATGTTCATCGGCTTCGGGCTCAAACTGGCCTTCACAGACCAGCCCTCTGCATAA
- the trpE gene encoding anthranilate synthase component I: MITELEFKSLASEGYNRIPLMVEAFADLETPLSLYLKLAHTKDGGKHSFLLESVVGGERFGRYSFIGLPARTLLRASGFCAEAKTEVVTDGVVVETAQGNPLDFIEVYQKRFKVALRPGLPRFCGGLAGYFGYDAVRYIEKKLETTCPPDTLGCPDILLLQCEELAVIDNLSGKLYLIVYADPAQPEAYAKAKKRLRDLKEQLKYSVSAPVVKATESHPAQRDFAKADYLAAVERAKELIAAGDFMQVQVGQRIHKRYTESPLSLYRALRSLNPSPYMYFYDFGDFHVVGASPEILVRQEKTDEGTKVTIRPLAGTRPRGATPEKDKATEVELINDPKERAEHVMLIDLARNDIGRIAKTGTVKVTEAFAVERYSHVMHIVSNVEGILHDGMTSMDVLKATFPAGTLTGAPKVHAMELIDQLEPTKRGLYGGACGYLSYAGDMDVAIAIRTGIIKNGTLYVQAAAGVVADSVPELEWKETEHKARALLRAAELVEEGLE; the protein is encoded by the coding sequence GTGATCACAGAACTTGAATTCAAAAGCCTGGCCAGCGAAGGCTACAACCGCATTCCGCTCATGGTCGAGGCCTTTGCGGACCTGGAAACCCCGCTCTCGCTGTACCTGAAGCTGGCGCATACCAAGGACGGCGGCAAGCACAGCTTCCTGCTCGAATCCGTGGTGGGCGGTGAGCGCTTCGGGCGCTACAGCTTCATTGGCCTGCCCGCGCGCACCCTGCTGCGCGCCAGTGGCTTTTGTGCCGAGGCCAAGACCGAGGTCGTCACCGATGGCGTGGTGGTGGAGACGGCGCAAGGCAACCCGCTCGACTTCATCGAGGTCTACCAAAAACGCTTCAAGGTGGCGCTGCGCCCCGGCCTGCCGCGTTTTTGTGGCGGTCTGGCGGGCTACTTTGGCTATGACGCGGTGCGCTACATCGAGAAAAAACTCGAAACCACTTGCCCGCCGGACACGCTGGGCTGCCCCGACATCCTGCTGCTGCAGTGCGAGGAGCTGGCCGTCATCGACAACCTCTCGGGCAAGCTCTACCTCATTGTCTATGCCGACCCCGCCCAGCCCGAGGCCTATGCCAAGGCCAAGAAGCGCCTGCGCGACCTCAAGGAGCAGCTCAAGTATTCGGTGAGCGCCCCTGTGGTCAAGGCCACCGAAAGCCACCCCGCCCAGCGCGACTTTGCCAAGGCCGACTACCTCGCCGCTGTGGAGCGCGCCAAGGAACTGATTGCCGCCGGTGACTTCATGCAGGTGCAGGTCGGCCAGCGCATCCACAAGCGCTACACCGAATCGCCCCTGTCGCTGTACCGCGCGCTGCGTTCGCTGAATCCGTCGCCGTACATGTACTTCTACGACTTTGGCGACTTCCACGTGGTGGGCGCCAGTCCTGAAATTTTGGTGCGCCAGGAAAAGACCGACGAAGGCACCAAGGTCACCATCCGCCCCCTGGCTGGCACCCGCCCACGCGGCGCCACGCCCGAGAAGGACAAGGCCACCGAGGTCGAACTCATCAACGACCCCAAGGAACGTGCCGAGCACGTGATGCTCATCGACCTGGCGCGCAACGACATCGGCCGCATCGCCAAAACCGGCACCGTGAAGGTGACCGAGGCCTTTGCGGTGGAGCGCTACAGCCACGTGATGCACATCGTGAGCAATGTGGAAGGCATCCTGCACGACGGCATGACCAGCATGGATGTGCTCAAGGCCACCTTCCCCGCCGGCACACTCACCGGCGCGCCCAAGGTGCACGCCATGGAGCTCATCGACCAGCTCGAACCCACCAAGCGCGGCCTTTACGGCGGCGCCTGCGGCTACCTGAGCTATGCGGGCGACATGGACGTTGCGATTGCCATCCGCACCGGCATCATCAAGAACGGCACGCTCTATGTGCAGGCCGCCGCGGGCGTGGTGGCCGATTCGGTGCCCGAGCTGGAATGGAAAGAAACCGAGCACAAGGCCCGCGCGCTGCTGCGCGCCGCTGAGCTGGTCGAGGAGGGGCTGGAATGA
- the gph gene encoding phosphoglycolate phosphatase (PGP is an essential enzyme in the glycolate salvage pathway in higher organisms (photorespiration in plants). Phosphoglycolate results from the oxidase activity of RubisCO in the Calvin cycle when concentrations of carbon dioxide are low relative to oxygen. This enzyme is a member of the Haloacid Dehalogenase (HAD) superfamily of aspartate-nucleophile hydrolase enzymes (PF00702).) yields the protein MTDVAALSALLSRVDAVIVDLDGTMVDTMGDFNEALNRMLRELGLPAIGVQDIEHMVGKGSEHLLRSVLKHVLSPVDSAESAIKTEALYPSAWASYQRHYLDINGQYAQVYAGVPEGLRAMRAAGLRLACLTNKPTDFAVPLLTSKGLASCFEKVFGGDSFERKKPDPLPLLKTCEALGTAPGRTLMLGDSSNDAQAARAAGCPVVLVTYGYNHGQPARKVDADGFVDSFVQLARVSS from the coding sequence ATGACCGATGTCGCCGCCCTGTCTGCCCTGCTGTCCCGTGTGGATGCTGTGATCGTGGATCTGGATGGCACCATGGTGGACACCATGGGCGATTTCAACGAAGCGCTCAACCGCATGCTGCGTGAACTGGGGCTGCCCGCCATTGGCGTGCAAGACATTGAGCACATGGTGGGTAAAGGCTCGGAGCATTTGTTGCGCTCAGTGCTAAAACACGTGCTTTCGCCCGTGGATAGTGCGGAATCAGCTATAAAAACAGAAGCACTTTACCCCTCTGCGTGGGCCAGCTACCAGCGCCACTATCTGGACATCAATGGCCAATATGCGCAGGTGTATGCCGGTGTGCCAGAGGGGCTCAGGGCTATGCGTGCGGCGGGTTTGCGCCTGGCGTGCCTGACCAACAAGCCCACGGATTTTGCGGTGCCTCTCCTGACCTCCAAAGGGTTGGCAAGCTGCTTTGAGAAGGTGTTTGGCGGCGATAGCTTTGAGCGCAAAAAGCCAGACCCGCTGCCCCTCCTCAAGACCTGCGAGGCGCTGGGCACCGCCCCTGGGCGAACGCTCATGCTGGGGGATTCGAGCAACGACGCACAGGCCGCCCGTGCGGCGGGTTGCCCTGTGGTGCTGGTCACCTATGGCTACAACCATGGACAGCCTGCACGCAAGGTGGACGCGGACGGGTTTGTCGACTCGTTCGTACAGTTGGCCCGGGTTTCCTCCTGA
- a CDS encoding chalcone isomerase family protein, with amino-acid sequence MKFLQRCAVVLGAFWWAASATAQPITVADVKYADTTTVAGSTLQLNGAGVRYKAVFKVYTAGLYLEKKAQTTPEVAALKGAKRLSITMLREIDSTELGKLFSRGMEDNMDKAAFSKLIPGVLRMSQIFSEHKKLQAGDQFMIDWVPGTGTIITVKGQAQGEPFKEPEFFNSLMGIWLGNAPADWKLKDALLGKSAS; translated from the coding sequence ATGAAATTCTTGCAGCGATGCGCTGTGGTGCTGGGGGCTTTCTGGTGGGCGGCAAGCGCCACAGCGCAGCCCATCACCGTGGCCGACGTGAAGTATGCAGACACCACCACCGTGGCTGGCAGCACCTTGCAGCTCAACGGAGCGGGCGTGCGCTACAAGGCCGTTTTCAAGGTGTACACCGCCGGGCTGTACCTCGAAAAAAAGGCCCAGACGACGCCCGAGGTCGCCGCACTGAAAGGCGCCAAGCGCTTGAGCATCACCATGCTGCGCGAAATCGACTCGACAGAACTGGGCAAGCTGTTTTCGCGTGGGATGGAAGACAACATGGACAAGGCGGCGTTTTCCAAGCTCATACCCGGCGTGCTGCGCATGAGCCAGATCTTCTCGGAGCACAAGAAGCTGCAGGCGGGTGACCAATTCATGATCGACTGGGTCCCAGGCACGGGCACCATCATTACCGTCAAGGGCCAAGCGCAGGGTGAGCCGTTCAAGGAGCCTGAGTTCTTCAACTCCCTCATGGGCATCTGGCTCGGAAACGCCCCCGCCGACTGGAAGCTCAAAGACGCGCTGCTGGGCAAGTCAGCCAGTTGA